From Oscillatoria sp. FACHB-1407, a single genomic window includes:
- a CDS encoding alpha/beta fold hydrolase yields the protein MANEEHLLEVGSLSWFYREALPKGNSDRLPVLLLHGLVSQSYSWREVMPALAEEGFRAIAPDWIGCGYSSKPDRRDFAYTSEAFLEALAGFVDALQLERFHLVAQGFLGSVGIQYALRHPDQVDRLAILNAPVTQTAKLPWRIRQMGIPLVGDMVTQDPLLVDRTLEGGGGYRVEDADLDVYRRPWLKSSDVGRSLLAIVQGLQLKTVTAEIESGLQQWQHPLLLAWGMRDPWLPPDVAKSFAQSIKGTEFVEFDEVGHYPQEDWHEKVSSALLLFFKRRF from the coding sequence ATGGCAAACGAGGAACATCTACTTGAAGTTGGCTCTCTCTCCTGGTTTTATCGAGAGGCGTTGCCCAAGGGCAATAGCGATCGCCTGCCTGTTTTGTTGCTGCATGGGTTAGTGTCTCAGAGTTATAGTTGGCGCGAGGTGATGCCTGCGCTGGCAGAAGAGGGATTTCGAGCGATCGCCCCCGATTGGATTGGCTGTGGTTATTCCTCAAAGCCCGATCGCCGCGATTTTGCTTACACGTCGGAGGCATTTCTGGAGGCACTGGCTGGATTTGTTGATGCACTGCAATTAGAACGGTTTCATCTGGTGGCTCAAGGATTTTTGGGTTCCGTTGGCATTCAATATGCCCTGCGTCATCCGGATCAGGTGGATCGCTTGGCAATTTTGAATGCTCCCGTGACGCAGACGGCAAAACTACCCTGGCGAATTCGACAAATGGGAATTCCGTTAGTAGGTGATATGGTGACGCAAGATCCCCTTCTGGTCGATCGCACCCTTGAAGGAGGCGGTGGTTATCGCGTCGAAGATGCTGATCTGGATGTCTATCGTCGTCCCTGGCTGAAAAGCTCAGATGTGGGGCGATCGCTATTGGCAATTGTGCAGGGTTTGCAACTTAAAACGGTTACGGCAGAGATTGAGTCGGGGTTGCAACAGTGGCAACATCCCTTACTGTTAGCCTGGGGAATGCGTGACCCCTGGTTGCCTCCAGATGTGGCAAAATCTTTTGCTCAATCCATCAAGGGAACAGAGTTTGTCGAATTCGATGAAGTG